AACATCTTCATTCATGGTTGGTGCAAAATCAAGAGGGTTGATGAGGCTCACTGGACGATTCAGGAGATGAAGGGGCTTGGTTGTCGCCCTTGTGCCATCAGCTACTCAACAATAATTCAGTCATACTGCTGTCAGCATGTCTTTCACAAGGTCAGTGAGATTATTGATGAAATGCGAGCTCAAGGTTGCCCACCAAATGTTGTCACCTACACCACTATAATGTGTTCACTTACAAATGCAGATAAATTTGATGAAGCCATAAAAATAGTTGATAGAATGAAATCTGCTGGATGCAAACCTGATACACTTTTTTATAATGCCTTCATTCATACATTAGGAAGGGCTGGCCGGGTGCGAGAGGCTATCTACGTTTTCAGAACTGAAATGCCTAATATCGGTGTTCCCCCAAACACATCAACATACAACTCTGTGATTGCGATGCTGTGCCATCATGCTCAAGAACAAGATGCATTAAATGTCCTAAAGGATCTGGAGAGTTCTCGTTGCTCTAAGCCTGATGTTCAAACATATTATCCTTTGTTTAAGCTCTGCTTCAAGACTGGCAAGATTGGAAACTTAAAGAAGTTGTTGGATGACATGATTAATACACATCATCTAAGCCTTGATCTATCAACCTACACACTTTTGATACATGGACTTTGTCGAACAAACAAATGGGAATGGGCGTATCTCCTGTTTGAACAGATGATAGGAAATGATATTACACCAAGATATGTGACATGCCGTTTACTCTTAGATGAGATAAAACAGAAGAATATGTATGATGCTGCTGAAAAGGTGGAAGATTACATGAGGAAGATGAAATCTAAGTCAATCAAAAGGTGAACTTGTAAATGATATTGTCATTTGTAGCGATACCATTAAGTTGGCATGTAACAATTCTGGTTAGGCATTGGCTTAAAGTTGTAGTTTACCGTTCTGACCATAGTACTTCATGTTTAACTATCCAATGTTTATTGTTCTCTTACTTTCTATAAATATCTGGATTACTCATAGTGATGGCCCATGAATCCTTTGACTACTTTTTTTGGGGGTTTTTTATTATCTTTGTGTACAAATCTGGCCTAACAGGCTTAATTGTTTTTGCTAAGTGATGGCCTTCtgtcaatctttatttttttgctcTTGGTCCTGAAAGTCCTCTTATATTTACTTGATCTGAGTATCTAATAGTTTTCTCAAGTAGATGTAGTCTCAATTCTGAAGTGAATCTAGATGTCTTGCATATGGTGCTAGAGGCTTTCACAGAAAGTAGCGGATGAACAATAAACATTCTCAAAGGTGAAGTGGATAAAGCAGTGCATCAATTTGGTAAGTCTGAAATTATAATAACAAAGTTTACAGGTCGGATAACCTAGTTACCAGCATCTTGTGAAGCTCTCTACATGGATTttcagacacacacacacacacacaaaataaataaataaattggcaGCTCAATATGAACCCAATATTCATG
This genomic window from Daucus carota subsp. sativus chromosome 7, DH1 v3.0, whole genome shotgun sequence contains:
- the LOC108196180 gene encoding pentatricopeptide repeat-containing protein At3g04130, mitochondrial; amino-acid sequence: MFFNSLLKTDINHLVLSLSSVLLRADFASSSRCNFIFYRVSLLGISCLADTRIVDREERREDLKGECDADVIIAKVRDGDSVDERLQSVLHDQACSAVVVSDKLVAQLLYRFKDDWKSALAVFRWAESNPEYKPLAQSYDMMVDILGKMKQMEKMRALVDEMRLTQMVTLSTIAKVMRRFAGAGQWKEAVRTFDGIERFGLQKDTESMNLLLDTLCKANKVEQAREIFLELKTHILPNAHTFNIFIHGWCKIKRVDEAHWTIQEMKGLGCRPCAISYSTIIQSYCCQHVFHKVSEIIDEMRAQGCPPNVVTYTTIMCSLTNADKFDEAIKIVDRMKSAGCKPDTLFYNAFIHTLGRAGRVREAIYVFRTEMPNIGVPPNTSTYNSVIAMLCHHAQEQDALNVLKDLESSRCSKPDVQTYYPLFKLCFKTGKIGNLKKLLDDMINTHHLSLDLSTYTLLIHGLCRTNKWEWAYLLFEQMIGNDITPRYVTCRLLLDEIKQKNMYDAAEKVEDYMRKMKSKSIKRCSLNSEVNLDVLHMVLEAFTESSG